A single region of the Chryseobacterium sp. 6424 genome encodes:
- the traK gene encoding conjugative transposon protein TraK — protein MLIKSIEEKIRINKAVSITALTVSLFMVLAGFGFAYQLIKESRKSLYVLDNGVPVLVKQTDELLNRPVEYRSQVELFHRLFFTLAPDDQYIKDNIEKSLYLIDDTGKKEYTNLREKGFYNQLISSNSMVTVTTDSIQINSNDRKFMFFGKQMINRKTALIVRKLFTEGRFEDIVRSPNNPHGVLLKDWRIIDNSEISNQPKFSY, from the coding sequence ATGCTGATAAAAAGTATTGAAGAAAAAATAAGGATTAACAAGGCGGTCTCCATCACGGCTTTGACGGTGTCTCTGTTTATGGTTTTGGCGGGATTCGGATTCGCCTACCAACTTATCAAGGAATCTAGAAAATCGCTCTATGTCTTGGATAACGGCGTCCCGGTTTTGGTAAAGCAGACCGACGAACTGCTGAACCGTCCGGTGGAATACCGTTCGCAGGTGGAACTCTTCCACCGACTGTTTTTCACCCTTGCTCCCGATGACCAATACATCAAGGACAATATCGAGAAATCGCTATACCTGATTGACGATACGGGAAAAAAGGAATACACCAACCTGCGTGAAAAGGGATTCTACAACCAACTGATTTCCTCGAACTCGATGGTGACGGTTACCACGGACTCGATCCAAATCAATTCCAACGATCGAAAGTTTATGTTTTTCGGGAAACAGATGATTAACAGAAAAACGGCACTCATCGTGAGAAAACTCTTTACCGAAGGTCGTTTCGAGGACATCGTCCGAAGTCCGAACAATCCGCACGGTGTGCTGCTGAAAGATTGGCGCATCATCGACAATTCAGAAATCTCCAACCAACCCAAATTCTCCTATTAA
- a CDS encoding conjugative transposon protein TraM: MDFKKINLKQQKYILPLIALPFILFLGFQGSKFMGSDDAKKPPQQELSVSLGETQDSILSKNDAYDKLFSKTDGRTMLDGLQQENDSLNQFSDNLEYRQKRYIDSLNESRKSQISEKGNQGQNSYYTPKTSDDGDFQRSKDIIRMLNQEGSSGSSNNAQNLAKNTSPSAEDSKALDPVKMMRQQMLVLDSLEKSRDPEFQAQLKAQELLKKNKEKMDAFLNSTYYVAKSNIHNGFNSIYREKEGNFVKAVIDENLTGFLGSRIRLRLLEDVFAGGQKLPKGTLLYGQISGFSLQRVNLNVVSVMRSGEILPINLTVYDTDGMQGLYVPNSTFREMLRELGSNSVQGTNIDSEGKGFYTSLLSGAFRSASQTAANLIRTNKAKLKYNSYIFLINEKDLKQNTNQP, encoded by the coding sequence ATGGACTTTAAAAAAATAAACCTTAAACAGCAGAAATACATCCTTCCGCTCATCGCACTGCCCTTTATCCTGTTTTTAGGATTTCAAGGAAGCAAGTTTATGGGAAGTGATGATGCGAAGAAACCGCCACAGCAGGAACTTTCGGTATCGCTCGGCGAAACGCAGGACTCTATCCTCTCCAAAAACGACGCCTACGACAAATTATTCTCGAAAACCGACGGCAGGACGATGTTGGACGGACTGCAACAGGAAAATGACAGCCTGAATCAATTCAGCGACAATTTGGAATACCGACAGAAACGCTATATCGATTCCCTGAACGAGTCGAGAAAAAGTCAGATTTCGGAAAAGGGAAATCAGGGACAAAACTCTTACTACACACCGAAAACTTCCGACGACGGAGACTTTCAGCGTTCCAAGGACATCATCCGAATGTTGAACCAAGAAGGTTCGAGCGGAAGTTCAAATAATGCGCAGAATTTAGCAAAGAACACCTCTCCATCTGCTGAGGATTCAAAAGCGTTGGATCCGGTAAAGATGATGCGTCAGCAAATGCTCGTGCTCGATTCCTTGGAAAAATCAAGAGACCCCGAATTTCAGGCGCAATTAAAGGCGCAGGAACTGCTGAAGAAGAATAAGGAAAAGATGGACGCCTTTCTCAATTCCACCTATTATGTCGCAAAATCCAATATCCACAACGGCTTCAATTCCATCTACCGTGAAAAGGAGGGCAACTTTGTGAAAGCCGTCATCGATGAAAACCTGACCGGATTTCTAGGCAGCAGGATACGGTTGCGATTGTTGGAGGATGTCTTCGCAGGCGGACAAAAACTGCCGAAGGGAACCCTGCTTTATGGTCAGATTTCGGGATTTTCTTTGCAGCGGGTGAACCTGAACGTGGTTTCCGTAATGCGCAGTGGCGAAATCCTACCCATCAATTTAACCGTTTACGATACCGACGGAATGCAGGGACTTTATGTTCCGAACAGCACCTTCCGTGAAATGTTGCGAGAGCTTGGAAGCAATTCCGTGCAGGGAACGAACATCGATTCCGAAGGCAAGGGATTTTACACGAGTCTTTTGTCGGGAGCGTTCCGTTCCGCCTCACAAACCGCGGCAAACCTGATTAGAACCAACAAAGCCAAACTCAAGTACAATTCCTACATCTTTTTAATTAATGAAAAAGACCTTAAACAAAATACCAATCAACCTTAA
- a CDS encoding DUF4138 domain-containing protein — MKTFFYTILSFLFSASVFAQTSTPEIRITQLPELDMGEGVNVHIISPEPIQFVDLSSDFLVGDLPAENIARIKINPAPKDSISSKQFNKKIMKSSEEVGVVTVVGQSFMAQYRVLFRTDDRINVQTNIQIQPEDMQPLEFPKQAFSNTELHRFSKNIIEKTYKTPLRTVNELKLSLQLNNVYVVGDYIFLDINIANKSNMSYQIDDVKFSVEDKKIYKATNNQSIEMKPIYRFQSQKGFKKNYRNIYVFKKFTYPNSKILKIRFVEEQLSGRTIEMGIKYSDILNADTF; from the coding sequence ATGAAGACCTTTTTTTACACCATCCTCTCCTTTTTATTTTCGGCAAGCGTTTTTGCCCAAACTTCCACACCCGAAATCCGCATCACCCAACTTCCCGAACTTGACATGGGCGAAGGCGTGAACGTGCACATCATCTCCCCCGAACCGATTCAGTTTGTGGACTTGTCCTCGGATTTTTTGGTGGGCGACCTTCCCGCTGAAAATATTGCGAGAATTAAAATCAATCCCGCTCCGAAAGATTCGATTTCCTCGAAACAGTTCAACAAAAAAATAATGAAGTCGAGCGAGGAAGTCGGCGTGGTAACCGTAGTGGGACAATCGTTTATGGCGCAATACCGCGTGCTTTTTAGAACGGACGACCGAATCAATGTGCAGACCAACATCCAAATTCAGCCGGAAGATATGCAGCCCTTGGAATTTCCGAAACAGGCTTTTTCCAACACGGAACTCCACCGATTTTCGAAAAACATCATCGAAAAAACCTACAAAACGCCTTTGAGGACGGTGAACGAACTGAAACTTTCCCTGCAACTGAACAATGTGTACGTGGTTGGCGACTACATCTTTCTCGACATCAATATCGCCAACAAGTCGAATATGAGTTACCAAATTGACGACGTCAAGTTTTCCGTGGAGGACAAGAAAATCTACAAGGCAACCAACAACCAAAGCATCGAAATGAAACCGATTTACCGATTTCAGTCGCAGAAAGGTTTCAAGAAAAACTACCGGAACATCTATGTCTTCAAGAAGTTTACCTATCCGAACAGCAAGATTCTGAAAATACGCTTCGTGGAGGAACAACTTTCGGGAAGAACTATTGAGATGGGAATCAAGTATTCCGACATCCTGAACGCAGACACTTTTTAA